A single window of Terriglobales bacterium DNA harbors:
- a CDS encoding YicC/YloC family endoribonuclease — protein MKTPIRSMTGYAQVKSAAGEPGGFTLSLKSVNHRFLDLHLRLPAECDALEMKLRRALKERLMRGHVELTLSLERGGAAPLSVNKEFVGAYINAYQIAAMQFDVKAEPDLNAILKLPGALTAAPAVADDNFGSAVLAALAEAVAQLNQMREAEGKEIARDLRERAERLSEAVAQVEKLRAAVTPAYMKKIESRMQELLGAKVEHDRLLQEAALLAERSDVEEEIVRLRAHLRHFLGLLDSGGEAGKKLDFLLQEMNREANTLSAKTSGLAGEGLLITELGLAMKAEIEKLREQVQNVE, from the coding sequence ATGAAGACTCCCATCCGCTCCATGACCGGATACGCGCAGGTGAAGAGCGCGGCGGGCGAGCCCGGCGGCTTCACGCTCTCGCTGAAGTCGGTGAACCATCGCTTCCTGGACCTGCATCTGCGGCTGCCGGCGGAGTGCGACGCTTTGGAGATGAAGCTGCGGCGCGCGCTCAAGGAACGGCTCATGCGCGGACATGTGGAGCTGACGCTTTCTCTGGAGCGGGGCGGCGCCGCCCCGCTGAGCGTCAACAAAGAGTTCGTCGGCGCCTACATCAACGCCTACCAGATTGCGGCCATGCAGTTCGACGTCAAGGCTGAGCCGGACCTGAACGCCATCCTGAAGCTGCCGGGAGCGCTGACGGCGGCTCCGGCGGTGGCCGACGACAACTTCGGATCCGCGGTGCTGGCCGCGCTAGCGGAGGCCGTGGCGCAGCTCAACCAGATGCGCGAGGCCGAAGGCAAGGAGATTGCGCGCGATCTGCGCGAACGCGCCGAGCGGCTGAGCGAAGCCGTGGCGCAGGTGGAGAAGCTGCGGGCGGCGGTGACCCCTGCCTACATGAAGAAGATCGAGTCGCGCATGCAGGAGCTGTTGGGAGCGAAGGTGGAGCACGACCGTCTGCTGCAGGAGGCGGCGCTGTTGGCCGAGCGCAGCGACGTGGAAGAAGAGATCGTGCGCTTGCGCGCCCACCTGCGACACTTCCTGGGGCTGCTCGACTCGGGCGGCGAGGCCGGCAAGAAGCTGGACTTTCTGCTGCAGGAGATGAACCGCGAGGCCAACACGCTTTCCGCCAAGACCAGCGGCCTAGCGGGCGAGGGGCTGCTGATCACGGAGCTGGGCCTGGCCATGAAGGCGGAGATCGAAAAACTGCGCGAGCAGGTGCAGAACGTCGAATGA